AACTTCATGAAGAACTCAAGTTTGTAAAGTCTTACATTCATATTCAGAAAGAACGATTTGGAGACAACTTTCTTATAGATTGGGACATTTCAGAAGATAAATTATCTACTATGATTATTCCTATGAGTTTGCAGCTTTTAATTGAAAATGCAATAAAACACAATGTAGTTTCAAAAGCTAAACCTTTAATCGTTTCTGTAAAAACTGAAGGAAATCAGTTAATTGTGAGTAATAAAATTCAAAAAAAATCTACACAATTACCTTCAACCAAAATCGGATTAAAGAATATCACAAGACGTTACAGTTTAGTATCTGATAAAGCTATAGAGATTAATAATGATGGAGAATTTTTTACCGTAATTCTTCCTTTATTAAAAATACAAGATCAAAAATAAAGCTATGAAAATATTAATTATTGAAGACGAACCACGTGCTGCAAGACAATTGGAGAATTTATTACACAAAACATCTTTCAATTACGAATTGTTAGATGTTATTGATACTGTTGAAGATACCGTAATTTGGTTTAAAGAAAACTCAGATCCAGATTTAGTATTTATGGATATTCAATTGGCCGATGGTTTGAGTTTTGAAATTTTTCAGAAAATAGAAATTGAAGCTCCTATAATTTTCACAACAGCTTTCGATCAGTATGCTATTCAAGCATTTAAAGTAAATAGTGTAGATTATCTTTTGAAACCAGTACAACAAGAAGATTTAGAAACGGCATTAAACAAATTCCAAAAGTCTAATACAAACTCTAATAATTTATCTTCTGATGTTTTGAAAGAGTTATTAGGAAGCCTGCAAACTCCGCAGGAAAGAGCCGGAATTTTAGTCAAAGAAGGAAATAGTTTTGTACAAATTAGAATATCAGAACTTTTGTATGTGTATTCGCAAGATAGTATAACGTTTGGTGTAACTAATACAAAACGATATATTATAGATGAGACTATCGATCAACTATTTAACTCTTTAGATCAAACTAAATTTTATAAGATAAATAGAGGACAAATAGTCTCAAAATTTTCAATTCAAAAGATAGATCCTTATTTCAATCACCGTGTAAAATTGGTTTTGTCTAATCCTAGAGATCAGGAATTTATTGTAAGCAGACAAAAAACAAGTGATTTTAAATCTTGGATGAATTCTTAATTCACTTAGTTCAAAATGGTTTGAACTCCATTTTCTAAGTTATACAACGTTTTGATTTCTTTATCGGTTAAATTTCTATTGAAAATAGATAGTTCATCAAAAAGACCGATATAACCTAATCCTAAGTAAATATTCGATTTAGATAAATCCCAAGTAAAAGGAGTATCAATTTGTTCACGTGTTCCTTTAAGTTCACCATTCATGTATAGAGAAGCTTTTCCTTCTTTTGTATTCAAACCAGAAAAGTTGATCAAAATATGAGTCCATTTACCAGTTCCAAAAGGCGGATTTTTTACTCCAGTTAATCTTTTATTGAAAATAGGATTTTCGTTATCTGGTCCTTCAGGATTTGGATTCCAAACCTCTCGATCACCAATAACTCCTAATCTAAAATCACGCGGATTTTCCTTAGTGAAATCAACCCAAATAGCAGCATCATTATAACTAACATCAGTAATTTGAATAGGATCACAATAACCTGGTTTTAAATCAGTAGCAGGATCTAAACTTAACCAAAAAGAAACAGCTCCATTCCAATTTTCAGTATTATAATTAATATTCTTTTCACTCGGGTAATAAATATTACCAGAACTACGTTCTGTGAATACTAAACCGGCTCCATATTTCCCCTTTCCATCTTGTCTTGTTATATCAGGTTTATGCAACCCAACTTTCGCAGAATCTACAGCTTTTCTATTCGGTACAGTGTACATTTTCTTGTCTCCAAGTGCAAAATCAGCCTCAATGCCATTATCAAAAGAACTATAAAAAGTTAGAGCGGCTTTTAAATCTGTTTTAGTGGTATCTTTTTTTACAACTTCTTTTTCTTTTTGTTCTTGTTTACAAGAAAACAAAATTAGTGTGACACTAGTTGCAGCTATTAGCTGTTTTAAGTTTAATGTAGATAGATTCATGATATATTGGTTTGATAAATGAAAACATTTCTTCAATGTAAAGTTATGAATCTATTTTAGAATCTTATGTAACTGTGACATTTCAAGTATAAAAAACTACAATTCAATAGAAACTAATATTATACAGTTCAAAATTAGAGAATATTTGTGGTGTAATTATCTCTTTAAAAATTATTACCATGAAAAAAATATTCTATATACTTTCACTATTTATTGTAGTACAACTATCGGCTCAAAAGATTTTAACTACTGAAGATTGGAGAAATGATCTTAAATTTTTGCAACATAAAATTCATAAAGATTATGCCTCTTTATTTGTTAAAACCACGAAGACAGACTTTGATGCAAAGATTGAAAAATTACACCAAGATATTCCAAATCTACAAGAGCATGAAATTATTGTCAGGATGACTGAAATTATCGCTTCTTTTGAATACGGACATACAGGAATATATTTTGGATTAAATCCCATGAAATTTCATTCTTTTCCTTTCAACCTGTATGAATATAATGACGGAATTTTTATTGAAGGAGTTTCTAAAGTGTATGAAAAAGCATTGGGTTCTAAAGTTTTAAAAATCAACAATATTGATATATCAGAAGCTTTAGAGAAGGTCAAAACTGTTGTAAATTCAGAGAATAGTCAATATTTTAAAGCTTACGGAATTAACTATTTAACAATAGCAGAAGTTTTACATGCAAAAAGAATTACAAATACACTTCAAAAAACTATAGAACTTACTTTAGAAAAAGATGAGAAAATATTCCAAATGGAGTTTAATGTACTTCCAAAAGGAGAATCTGTACCTAAAAAATATAGTCGCATACAGCAAAATGAAGATTGGTTAACTGCAAGAGATCAAAATTCAACACCTTTATATTTAAAACAATTAGATAAAGTTTATTTTCAGGAATACTTACCAAAACATAAAGCTGTATACGTAAGGCACAGTAAAATTAGAGACGACAAATCTGTAAATACAGAAAACTTTTACAGAGGAGTTTTTGATTTTATAGAACATAATGAAGTAGAAAAATTGGTTATCGATTTACGATTAAATGGGGGAGGGAACAACTATTTAAACAAACCAATTATTAAAGAAATTATAAGATCTAACGTAATTAATAAAGTTGGAAATTTATATGTAATTATTGGTAGAAGAACATTTTCTGCATGTCAGAATTTAGTGAACGAATTGGATAATTATACAAATGTAATTTTTGTAGGTGAACCAACTGCTGAAAATGTGAATTTTTGGGGAGATGCACGTCCAGAAGTACTTCCAAACAGTAAAATACCTGTGTATTTATCGTTTGCTTGGTGGCAAGATAAGCCAGCTTGGGAAAACGCAGAATGGATTGCTCCTCAAATTCCAGTTACAATGAGTTTTAAAGAATATATTACGAATCAAGATCCTGTGTTACAAGCAGCATTAACTTTTAAAGCAGAAAACTTTATTCATAAGCCAATGGATTATATCAGAAGTTTATACGATACAAATCAATTAGAAAAATTAGCTACTGAAATTCCCAAAATGATACAAGATCCGAAATATTCATTTTTTGATTTTGAATCAGAGCTAATAAAATCTGGAAATCAAGTTTCTAATTATAACCCTCAAGCTTCAGTTCAAATTTTTTCCTTTGTAACACATTTGTTTCCAAATTCAATCATAGCGTTAAAAGGT
This genomic stretch from Tenacibaculum jejuense harbors:
- a CDS encoding S41 family peptidase; protein product: MKKIFYILSLFIVVQLSAQKILTTEDWRNDLKFLQHKIHKDYASLFVKTTKTDFDAKIEKLHQDIPNLQEHEIIVRMTEIIASFEYGHTGIYFGLNPMKFHSFPFNLYEYNDGIFIEGVSKVYEKALGSKVLKINNIDISEALEKVKTVVNSENSQYFKAYGINYLTIAEVLHAKRITNTLQKTIELTLEKDEKIFQMEFNVLPKGESVPKKYSRIQQNEDWLTARDQNSTPLYLKQLDKVYFQEYLPKHKAVYVRHSKIRDDKSVNTENFYRGVFDFIEHNEVEKLVIDLRLNGGGNNYLNKPIIKEIIRSNVINKVGNLYVIIGRRTFSACQNLVNELDNYTNVIFVGEPTAENVNFWGDARPEVLPNSKIPVYLSFAWWQDKPAWENAEWIAPQIPVTMSFKEYITNQDPVLQAALTFKAENFIHKPMDYIRSLYDTNQLEKLATEIPKMIQDPKYSFFDFESELIKSGNQVSNYNPQASVQIFSFVTHLFPNSIIALKGLGENYLKIGSKKEGRQVLEKVIAMDKNGKIAKQARKLLKN
- a CDS encoding LamG-like jellyroll fold domain-containing protein, translated to MNLSTLNLKQLIAATSVTLILFSCKQEQKEKEVVKKDTTKTDLKAALTFYSSFDNGIEADFALGDKKMYTVPNRKAVDSAKVGLHKPDITRQDGKGKYGAGLVFTERSSGNIYYPSEKNINYNTENWNGAVSFWLSLDPATDLKPGYCDPIQITDVSYNDAAIWVDFTKENPRDFRLGVIGDREVWNPNPEGPDNENPIFNKRLTGVKNPPFGTGKWTHILINFSGLNTKEGKASLYMNGELKGTREQIDTPFTWDLSKSNIYLGLGYIGLFDELSIFNRNLTDKEIKTLYNLENGVQTILN
- a CDS encoding LytR/AlgR family response regulator transcription factor; this encodes MKILIIEDEPRAARQLENLLHKTSFNYELLDVIDTVEDTVIWFKENSDPDLVFMDIQLADGLSFEIFQKIEIEAPIIFTTAFDQYAIQAFKVNSVDYLLKPVQQEDLETALNKFQKSNTNSNNLSSDVLKELLGSLQTPQERAGILVKEGNSFVQIRISELLYVYSQDSITFGVTNTKRYIIDETIDQLFNSLDQTKFYKINRGQIVSKFSIQKIDPYFNHRVKLVLSNPRDQEFIVSRQKTSDFKSWMNS